The Sardina pilchardus chromosome 19, fSarPil1.1, whole genome shotgun sequence genome window below encodes:
- the LOC134065833 gene encoding myosin-7-like yields MGDALMAEFGGAAPFLRKSDMERLEAQTRPFDIKRACFVTDPEVEFVKGIVQSRDGDKVTVLTEFDKTVTVKEDNVHQQNPPKYDKIEDMAMFTFLHEPAVLFNLKERYAAWMIYTYSGLFCVTVNPYKWLPVYDKEVVAAYRGKKRSEAPPHIFSISDNAYQYMLADRENQSVLITGESGAGKTVNTKRVIQYFASIAAAAPGKKDPSQEKKGTLEDQIIQCNPALEAFGNAKTIRNDNSSRFGKFIRIHFGVSGKLSSADIETYLLEKSRVTFQLKAERDYHIFYQILSQQKPELLEMLLITSNPYDYAFISQGQTQVASIVDADELMATDDAFDVLGFSQEEKNGIYKLTGSIMHYGNMKFKNKQREEQAEADGTEDADKVAYLMGLNSADLIKGLCHPRVKVGNEWVTKGQNVNQVYYSIGALSKSVYEKMFNWMVVKINLTLDTKQPRQHYIGVLDIAGFEIFDFNTFEQLCINFTNEKLQQFFNHHMFVLEQEEYKKEGIEWTFIDFGMDLAACIELIEKPMGIMSILEEECMFPKASDSTFKAKLYDNHLGKNACFQKPRIVKGRPEAHFSLVHYAGTVDYNIGNWLVKNKDPLNETVVGLFQKSSLKMLCALFAGYAGAESAAEEKSGGKKKKGSSFQTVSALHRENLNKLMTNLRSTHPHFVRCIIPNETKTPGAMENPLVMHQLRCNGVLEGIRICRKGFPNRIQYADFKQRYRILNPAAIPEGQFIDPKKGAEKLLGSLDIDHEQYRFGHTKVFFKAGLLGVLEEMRDDRLALIITGLQSRARGMLARIEYQKIVERRDALLVIQWNVRAFMGVKNWPWMKMYFKIKPLLKSAESEKEMANMKEEFLKLKEAYAKSEARRKELEEKMVSILQEKNDLQLQVQTEQDSLCDAEERCEGLIKSKIQLEAKSKELAERLEDEEEMNSELTAKKRKLEDECSELKKDIDDLELTLAKVEKEKHATENKVKNLTEEMAALDEIIAKLTKEKKALQEAHQQTLDDLQSEEDKVNTLTKAKTKLEQQVDDLEGSLEQEKKLRMDLERAKRKLEGDLKLTQESLMDLENDKQQLEERMKKKDFEISQLNSKIEDEQAMSAQLQKKLKELQARIEELEEELEAERAARAKVEKQRADLARELEEISERLEEAGGATAAQIEMNKKREAEFQKLRRDLEESTLQHEATASTLRKKHADSVADLGEQIDNLQRVKQKLEKEKSELRLELDDIVSNMEQVSKAKTNLEKMCRTLEDQMSEYRTKAEEGQRSINDLTMQRAKLQTENGEFARQLEEKDSLVSQLTRGKQSYTQQAEDLKRQLEEEVKAKNALAHAVQSARHDSDLLREQYEEEQEAKAELQRSLSKANSEVAQWRTKYETDAIQRTEELEDAKKKLAQRLQDAEEAVEAVNAKCSSLEKTKHRLQNEIEDLMVDVERSNAAAAALDKRQRNFDKVLSEWKQKYEESQTELESAQKESRSLGTELFKLKNSYEESLDHLETMKRENKNLQEEISDLTEQLGETGKSIHELEKARKTLEQEKAEIQTALEEAEGTLEHEEGKILRAQLEFNQVKADIERKLTEKDEEMEQAKRNQQRVVDTLQSSLESETRSRNEALRVKKKMEGDLNEMEIQLSQANRQAAEAQKQLKGLHSHMKDAQLQLDDALRNNDDLKENTAIVERRSNLLQAELDELRSLVEQTERGRKLAEQELLDVSERVQLLHSQNTSLLNQKKKLEGDTSQLQNEVEEAVQECRNAEEKAKKAITDAAMMAEELKKEQDTSSHLERMKKNMEQTIKDLQHRLDEAEQIAMKGGKKQIQKLESRVRELESEVEVEQRKASDSVKGIRKYERRIKELTYQTEEDKKNLHRLQDLVDKLQLKVKSFKRTSEEAEEQANSNLGKFRKLQHELDEAEERADIAESQVNKMRAKSRDTGGKKGHDEE; encoded by the exons ATGGGTGATGCGTTGATGGCAGAGTTTGGGGGGGCGGCCCCATTTCTGAGGAAGTCAGATATGGAGCGTCTGGAGGCCCAGACTCGTCCCTTTGACATTAAGAGGGCCTGCTTCGTGACAGACCCTGAGGTTGAATTTGTGAAGGGAATTGTCCAAAGCAGAGACGGTGACAAAGTCACTGTTCTTACTGAGTTTGATAAG ACTGTCACTGTAAAAGAGGACAATGTCCACCAACAGAATCCGCCAAAGTATGACAAAATTGAGGACATGGCGATGTTCACCTTCCTGCATgagcctgctgtgctgtttaaCCTCAAAGAGCGTTACGCAGCCTGGATGATCTAC ACCTACTCTGGGTTGTTCTGTGTCACTGTCAATCCCTACAAGTGGTTGCCAGTGTACGACAAGGAAGTTGTGGCTGCTTACAGAGGCAAGAAAAGATCAGAAGCCCCTCCCCACATATTCTCCATCTCTGACAATGCTTACCAGTACATGCTCGCAG acagagagaaccaGTCTGTCCTTATCAC CGGAGAATCTGGTGCCGGAAAGACTGTGAACACCAAAAGAGTCATCCAGTACTTTGCTAGCATTGCAGCAGCAGCCCCTGGAAAGAAGGACCCATCTCAGGAGAAAAAG GGCACATTGGAAGATCAAATCATCCAGTGTAACCCTGCTCTGGAGGCTTTTGGCAATGCCAAGACCATCAGAAATGACAACTCCTCCCGATTC GGTAAATTCATCCGTATCCACTTCGGTGTGAGTGGCAAGCTATCCTCAGCAGATATTGAGACCt ATCTGCTGGAGAAGTCCCGGGTCACTTTTCAGCTCAAGGCTGAGAGAGACTACCACATCTTCTACCAGATCCTGTCCCAACAGAAACCGGAGCTGCTGG AGATGCTGTTGATCACCTCCAACCCTTATGACTACGCGTTCATCTCCCAAGGACAGACACAAGTAGCCTCTATTGTTGATGCTGATGAGCTGATGGCTACTGAT GATGCCTTTGATGTGCTGGGCTTTTCTCAAGAGGAGAAAAACGGTATTTACAAGCTGACTGGTTCCATTATGCACTATGGCAACATGAAGTTCAAGaacaagcagagagaggagcaggcagaGGCTGATGGCACTGAGG ATGCCGACAAAGTCGCTTACCTCATGGGCCTGAACTCTGCTGACCTCATCAAGGGTCTGTGTCACCCAAGGGTCAAAGTAGGAAACGAATGGGTCACCAAAGGACAGAATGTAAATCAG GTGTACTACTCTATCGGAGCCCTGTCTAAGTCAGTGTATGAGAAGATGTTCAACTGGATGGTTGTCAAGATCAACCTAACCTTGGACACCAAACAGCCTCGCCAGCACTATATTGGTGTGCTGGATATTGCTGGATTTGAGATCTTTGAT TTCAACACCTTTGAACAACTGTGCATCAACTTCACTAATGAGAAGCTGCAGCAGTTCTTCAACCACCACATGTTTGTGCTGGAGCAAGAGGAGTACAAGAAGGAGGGCATTGAGTGGACGTTCATTGACTTTGGCATGGACTTGGCCGCTTGCATTGAGCTCATTGAGAAa CCCATGGGTATCATGTCCATCCTTGAAGAGGAGTGCATGTTCCCCAAGGCCAGTGATTCAACATTCAAAGCTAAGCTTTATGACAACCACTTGGGCAAAAATGCCTGCTTCCAGAAGCCAAGGATTGTCAAGGGGAGACCAGAGGCCCATTTCTCCCTGGTTCACTATGCTGGCACTGTTGATTATAACATTGGCAACTGGCTGGTGAAGAACAAAGACCCTCTCAATGAGACTGTGGTCGGACTTTTTCAGAAATCATCTCTTAAGATGTTGTGTGCTCTCTTCGCTGGCTATGCTGGTGCTGAATCAG CCGCAGAAGAGAAGTCTGGcggcaagaagaagaagggttCTTCTTTCCAGACTGTATCTGCCCTTCACAGG GAGAATCTGAACAAGCTGATGACCAACTTGAGGTCAACTCACCCCCACTTTGTGCGCTGCATCATCCCCAATGAGACCAAGACTCCTGGGGCCATGGAGAATCCTTTGGTCATGCACCAGCTGCGCTGTAACGGTGTGCTGGAAGGCATCAGGATCTGCAGAAAGGGCTTCCCCAACAGGATCCAGTATGCAGACTTCAAACAGAG ATACCGTATCCTGAATCCTGCAGCTATCCCTGAGGGACAGTTCATTGACCCCAAGAAAGGAGCAGAAAAACTGCTTGGATCCCTGGATATTGACCATGAGCAGTACAGATTCGGACACACTAAG GTGTTCTTCAAAGCTGGTCTCCTGGGTGTCCTTGAGGAGATGAGAGACGACCGTCTTGCTCTAATCATCACTGGTTTGCAATCAAGAGCAAGAGGCATGCTGGCAAGAATTGAATACCAGAAGATTGTTGAACGCAG GGATGCCCTTCTTGTCATTCAGTGGAACGTCCGTGCATTCATGGGGGTCAAGAATTGGCCCTGGATGAAAATGTACTTCAAGATCAAGCCCCTGCTGAAGTCTGCTGAGTCTGAGAAAGAGATGGCAAACATGAAGGAAGAATTCCTGAAGCTGAAGGAGGCCTATGCCAAATCTGAGGCTCGTAGgaaagagctggaggagaaaaTGGTTTCGATTCTCCAAGAGAAAAATGACCTCCAACTTCAAGTCCAGACT GAACAAGACAGTCTTTGTGATGCTGAGGAACGATGTGAAGGTCTGATCAAGAGCAAGATCCAGCTTGAGGCCAAATCCAAGGAGCTGGCTGAGAGActggaagatgaagaggagatgAATTCAGAGCTCACTGCAAAGAAGAGGAAATTGGAGGATGAGTGCTCTGAGCTAAAGAAGGATATTGATGATCTGGAGCTCACTCTAGCTaaagtagagaaagagaaacatgcCACTGAGAATAAG GTTAAAAATCTGACTGAAGAGATGGCAGCACTGGATGAAATCATTGCCAAGCTGACCAAGGAGAAGAAAGCACTGCAGGAGGCTCATCAGCAAACGCTGGATGACCTTCAGAGTGAGGAGGACAAAGTCAACACTCTGACTAAGGCCAAAACCAAGCTGGAACAGCAAGTTGATGAT CTTGAAGGGTCCCTGGAACAGGAAAAGAAACTCAGGATGGATCTTGAGAGAGCTAAGAGGAAGCTTGAGGGTGACTTAAAGTTGACCCAAGAAAGTCTTATGGACTTGGAGAATGACAAACAGCAGCTAGAGGAGCGGATGAAGAA GAAAGACTTTGAGATCAGTCAACTTAATAGCAAGATTGAAGATGAACAAGCTATGAGTGCCCAGCTCCAGAAGAAACTAAAGGAGCTGCAG GCTCGCAttgaggagctggaggaagagTTAGAGGCTGAGAGAGCTGCCCGAGCCAAAGTGGAGAAGCAGCGGGCAGACCTGGCCAGAGAGCTGGAAGAGATCAgtgagaggctggaggaggctgGAGGTGCCACTGCTGCCCAGATTGAGATGAACAAGAAGAGGGAGGCTGAGTTCCAGAAGCTGCGCAGAGATCTTGAAGAGTCCACTCTGCAACATGAGGCCACTGCCTCCACACTGAGGAAGAAGCATGCAGACAGTGTAGCTGACCTCGGGGAGCAGATTGACAATCTTCAGAGAGTGAAGCAAAAgcttgagaaggagaagagtgagCTCCGTCTGGAGTTGGACGATATTGTCTCTAACATGGAGCAGGTCTCTAAGGCCAAG ACAAATTTGGAGAAGATGTGCAGAACACTGGAGGACCAGATGAGTGAATACAGAACGAAGGCTGAGGAAGGCCAGCGCTCCATCAATGACCTCACCATGCAGAGAGCCAAGCTGCAAACTGAAAATG GTGAGTTTGCAAGACAGTTGGAAGAGAAAGACTCACTTGTTTCTCAACTGACAAGAGGCAAACAGTCCTACACGCAGCAGGCTGAGGATCTCAAGAGGCAACTTGAGGAGGAAGTGAAG GCCAAGAACGCACTAGCCCATGCAGTGCAGTCTGCGCGCCACGACTCTGACCTCCTGAGGGAGCAGtatgaggaggagcaggaggcaaAGGCTGAGCTGCAGCGCAGTCTCTCCAAGGCCAACTCTGAGGTGGCTCAGTGGAGAACCAAGTACGAGACTGATGCCATACAGAGAACTGAGGAGCTGGAAGATGCCAA GAAAAAGCTGGCTCAACGTCTGCAAGATGCAGAGGAAGCTGTGGAGGCCGTCAATGCCAAATGCTCCTCCCTGGAGAAAACTAAGCATAGACTTCAGAATGAGATTGAAGATCTCATGGTAGATGTGGAGCGAtccaatgctgctgctgctgctctagaCAAGAGACAAAGAAACTTTGATAAG GTCTTATCTGAGTGGAAGCAGAAGTATGAGGAGTCCCAGACTGAGCTGGAGAGCGCTCAGAAAGAGTCCAGATCTCTTGGCACTGAGCTCTTCAAACTCAAGAACTCTTATGAGGAATCTTTGGATCACCTTGAGACCATGAAGAGGGAGAACAAAAATCTCCAAG AGGAAATTTCTGATCTCACTGAGCAACTTGGTGAGACTGGAAAGAGCATTCATGAGCTTGAGAAGGCCAGGAAGACACTTGAGCAAGAGAAAGCAGAGATCCAGACTGCCCTAGAGGAAGCTGAG GGTACCCTTGAACATGAGGAGGGTAAGATCCTCAGAGCTCAGCTGGAGTTCAATCAGGTCAAAGCTGACATTGAGCGTAAACTTActgagaaggatgaggagatggagcaggCCAAGAGGAACCAGCAGAGAGTGGTGGATACCCTGCAGAGCTCCCTGGAGTCTGAGACTCGCAGCAGGAATGAGGCTCTCAGGgtgaagaagaagatggagggagacctaAATGAGATGGAGATCCAGCTCAGCCAGGCCAACAGGCAGGCAGCTGAGGCCCAGAAGCAGCTTAAGGGTCTCCATTCACATATGAAG GATGCCCAACTGCAGCTGGATGACGCTCTACGTAATAATGATGATCTCAAAGAGAACACTGCTATTGTGGAGAGACGCAGCAATCTGCTGCAGGCTGAACTGGATGAGCTCAGGTCCCTGGTGGAGCAGACTGAGAGAGGCCGGAAACTGGCTGAACAGGAGCTGCTGGACGTCAGTGAGAGGGTGCAGCTACTGCACTCTCAG AACACCAGCCTGCTGAACCAGAAGAAGAAGCTGGAGGGTGATACATCACAATTGCAGAATGAAGTAGAGGAGGCTGTGCAGGAGTGCAGGAATGCAGAGGAAAAGGCCAAGAAGGCCATCACTGATGCTgccatgatggcagaggagctgaagaaggagcaggACACCAGTTCTCATCTGGAGCGCATGAAGAAGAACATGGAGCAGACCATCAAGGACCTGCAGCACCGTCTGGATGAAGCTGAACAAATCGCCATGAAGGGTGGCAAGAAGCAGATCCAGAAGCTGGAGTCCAGG GTGAGAGAGCTGGAAAGTGAGGTGGAAGTGGAGCAACGGAAGGCCAGTGATTCTGTGAAAGGAATCCGTAAATATGAGCGCCGCATCAAGGAGCTCACCTATCAG ACTGAGGAGGACAAAAAGAATTTGCATCGTCTTCAGGATCTGGTGGACAAACTGCAGCTGAAGGTCAAGTCCTTCAAGAGAACATCAGAGGAGGCT GAAGAGCAGGCCAATAGCAACCTGGGCAAGTTCCGCAAGCTGCAGCATGAACTGGATGAGGCTGAGGAGAGAGCTGACATAGCTGAGTCTCAGGTCAACAAGATGAGAGCCAAGAGCCGGGATACAGGTGGCAAG AAAGGACACGATGAAGAGTGA